aattttgaaatgttttatagaaaaaCTCTGTGAGAATGTAGAAATAAGCCTCCTAAACCCTGGTaacatatgtaaaattattttatggtttgGAGACTATCATCTtagatactttttaaataaagaagtcAGTAATTactattttactttaaatatattttggttttattatatACAGAGCTTATAGAGAACTGCAACTTAAAATTCCTGAATGGAGTATAAAGGTATAGTGAAAAATATGCATGCATGAATATATTACATTACAGTATAATAATCATGTAATCCTTACAAAATATCCGAAACTTGAAAATGATTGTCACCTACATGGTATTAATGAGGAAGTTAATCATTAAAAAGTGAAACacttgggtggcgtctgtggctcagtgagtaggtcactggccccatatatcgagggtagtgggttcgaacccggccctggcaaaaaaatagctgggcgttgtggcaggtgcctttagtctcagctactctggaggctgaggcaagagaactgcttgagcccaagagttggaggttgctgtgagctatgactccacggcactctacctagggtgaacaaagtgagactctgtaacaaaaaaaaaaaaaaagaaagaaagaaagaaaagaaagtgaaacacTTAAGCTTCTCATATCTAGTAAATGATGGAAGGCTTTCATACCTAGTAAATGATGAAACCAGGATTTTAAACTTTGATGTATTTTATACTATATAACATGCACTTTGTTTAAAGCTATACTAAAACCTTTATagctaaagtaaaaataaaacctttttttaaataacGGAATCACAGAACTCTCAAAAACTAATGCACATTTTATTATGTTAAGTATTTTACTTAtcttttcattcaacaaatatttattaagtacctaatGAGCTTAGTCCATTCCTATTTATTTCTACCATATTGTTTTGCACACTATACTGTTTTTCAGTATTTCATTTGACCTCTTTTTCCTGGCCATTTTTATTAAGACAGcgtttttaattgcatttttactttttctcattttaaaattaaatatttcatttctgttatttttgaaGTTATCAGTAAAATCAATACACCTACATAGCATCcttttgtacactttaaatggctctttaaacatatttaattaATTGATCCATTCACTGAAATAGAATTTGAAGAAGAAAGGGTACTCAAGTTTCTGACTCCTACTATTCCTTATTAACTAAGAAATGAAGAAGATGgtttaggaaataaaaagattagtTGAGTTATGGACACATTATGTGAGGTACCTCTAGATAATACAGAAAACTGGATATAAGAAggcaggaaaaaataattttcaacataaTTATCATAGTATCTGAGATGTAATTATAAGATTGGTTGGGATCTGTCAGGAAGAACATTTTTCCCATACAGGGAGTCGAACAGGGGCCGCCTGGGTGAAAACCAGAAATCCTCACCGCTAGACCATATGGGAGGCATAAGAAGAATATTCATATATGAACATCACAACTGCTGATGgaatttgtgcttttttattgAATAGTTTAAGCAGATTTCAAATCTACATTGATATTAACAATACATGTATCTACagtttacgttttttttttttacttccaaatggTTAGAAGGATTAAGTTAACCACTCAGATGCAAAAATTTTATTGACTCTTTAATGTCTGGATTGCTGTATTTCTCAGACCTACAAGATTTAGAAGCCTTAAAGCTTTGTCTACTTTCAAGATACCAGGAGGCACCAGGATACCCATAGTTGTGAAAAGAGAAGAGTTTATACCCTCAGGAAAAAGTAGCCATGATCATTATTTGGCCTCTTTATTATTTGCACAGAACTTTACTTGGTCGTggaacaaagaataaaaagaacataaaagataCAAGCCCCAGGATTGGGcaatagtgagacttggtctctaaaagCATACAAAAATTATTCAGATGTGGTGATGTgtgtctgtactcccagctattctggaggctgaagcaggaggatcctttcATTCCAAGACTTTGGGGTTACAATGAGTTACGATGACACCATTACATTCCAGCCTAGACAATAGAATAAGgttctgtctcaatttaaaagaagaagaagaagagaggaagaacaggaagaaggggaagaggaggaggaggaagaggaagaagaatcaaGTATTATCCCACCAAACccaacattcagtagggaaaacaCGCAAGTGTTCATAAAGCCACTATAACTACAGAAGAAGCATTGAAACTTATTTCAAAAAACTTTATCGGAAACAAGATGGCGGGCTCACGGTGAAGCACGGTCAAGTGatgaaaattgatttttcctagaagcagattttaaaagcagtgtttcttcaaaacatcttttttcatAAGTATCTTGATACACCATGGCTGGAGCAGCAGTAAAATGGGTGATATCAAAGAGAAGTATcttgaaacatttatttccaaTCCAAAATGGAGCTTTATATTGTGTTTGTCATAAATCTACATATTCTTCTCTACCAGATGACTATAATTGCAAAGTGGAGCTTGCTTTGACATCTGATGGCAGGACGATAGTATGCTACCATCCTTCTCTGAACATTCCATATGAACACACAAAACCTATTCCTCTACCAGATCCTGTGTGTAATAATGAAGAAACACATGATCAAGTGCTGAAAACCAGATTAGCAGAAAAAAGTGAACGCCTTGAACAAGGACCCATGATAGAACAACTTAGCAAAATGTTCTTTACTACTAAGCACCATTGGTATCCTCGTGGACAGTATCACACTCGTCGTAAGAAACTGAATCCTCCAAAGGACAGATGATATTGAGGTTTTCCGGGGAATCAGAGAAAAATGCGCCTCAGATGGCATTTGAGAAAATGCAATGTGGTATATTCATTAATATGTTATatagtaaaatagtaataataaaatgccttttcatattaaaaaaaaactttatcatttttcttGTTCCACTGCCTTGACTCCTAGCTTATTCTCCACTTGACTATCTTAGTATTGTTTTGCCTTAGTGATGATGTGAAGTTGTTTGATATCGAGTTCCAGGTAAAATAGACCTCCAGTCCTGGATATATATGATTCCCTACAAATGTAAAACCATAGACACAGGTAGAACCTCCTTAAACATGCTCTGCAACTGGTTAGCCCATTTCCCATTACTATGTAGGAATGCCTGAGGTTAGGCACATTGATaaagaaaaaggtttattttGCGTGCTATACTTCAGACCGTACCAGAAgtatggcaccagcatctgcatctggtgagggcttttgCAAGCTTTCAATCAAGGTTGAAGACAAAGGGGAAACAGGTATGTCAAGTGAAGAAGGAGCAAAAGGAGTGCAAAGATGGTGCCCAGTTCTCTTAAACAAGCAGTTCTGGTATGAACTAACCAAGCAAGAAACCACACATTATCATGGATGGGGCACAAAGCCCTCCATGAAACATCTGCCTTCGTGACCCTATGTATCTCACAAAGCCCTGCCTCCCAACACTGTGGATCAAATTTTAATATGAGATTTGGAGAGGCCAAATATCCAAACCATGTCTCAAAATAATCAGTCTCTTTGCCATCACTGCTTCAGTCACAGGTGTCACTCATGTCCCTTATGGAGATACTAGTGCTGGATGTAAACTGGGTCTCTGAGGGAAGGAGGATAGAACCATGATAACTGGTTATATAGGAAGCACTAAGGAATCTGTATTAAGGGAATTATGTGATAATTTCTAGACTCAATTTACTTTATTTCTGAATGTATGTTTTGAGCCACCATAGACGATAGTTGAATTTATATTGTAATGAGCTGGGAGAGCAAAGCTTATGCCTAAATACACAGCAAACATTGCACCATAATGCACTTGGTTGTCCCTTTAATATTTCTTCATTGTAAATTCTCTAGCACATAATTTATTCAGTTTGGAAAACTAGTCAAACCCCAATGGGACACGAGGACTAAAACCCCTAGTTCTGTGCTAGGTGCAAATCTAAGCATTCCCCTTGGCCTTGAGAATCTTATTCTATGAAGTAATGGTTAGGGTAGAGCTAAGAAGGTTTGTAGCTCCAGTGTCTGAGCTATAACTTCAGCTGGGACACTTCctgttaaaggaaaaagaaaagagaatgtttttgttttcatcagATTCAAAATATTTTGACTTCAACCTAGTTAAAGAGAGGTGGCCAGTTTCATCAGCCTCACTGCCACTGTGGAACCAGAAGAAGTACAAGTAAACAAACCCAGAGAATGCAAGAGGTGGCCCAATAAACACTATGATGAAGAAATACCAGTCTTTGTTTCCAAATAGCTATCCTATACCAAAATATTTCACCTGGATTTGGACTCAGTCAGGGATTCTCATCCTGGCTCAGACACTTACTACTGGCTTGTTTGTTAAATACCCCTTATCTTACCTGTAAAGAGAGAATAATAAAAGCTACCTCCCTccatcattcatatgaaagtgtgagtgattataatttatcttaacacaataattaagtaaatgaggtgaaaccctatattaactaatgtgatctaagcattccaaattgtacataaaataagcacattgtaccccccaaATGCCTTTAATGTATACAtagtctatgtgtatatgacttaataaaaaaaaaaaataaaagctacctCATAGGATTGTCCTGAGAATTGAGGTAGTTTACGGAAGGCAATTAGCCTAATGTTTCAAGGATAGTCAGCATTGAATTCAATTTTGTCTTGAAGATCTGTCTTCAAGAATCctctttaaaatgcaaatgcaGCCTTAAATCATTATCTACTAACATTAATTAACATTTGGCAGGGATTAGTTGACATCAAGCTGACAAGACAACTAGAAGATGAATGGCACTTGGAAAAGTGAATCTGAGGGTTTGGGAAAGAGAGGGGGATCAAGGGAAGGAAAACTGAACCCTGATAGTGAAGTGAAAGAGAGCAAGGTATTGTTACTATTTTTAGGGCTCTCTTTACCTTAGGATAATTAATGCCAGAAATTGTTCCCTTAAAGAAAATCTAcataaatggaaatcaaaacttcACAGagatgaaagtaaaatatttttgttgattttttttcttaaaatgaattttactttatagtctaaatttcataatttaaaaatgatctaATAACTACGAGGGGGAAAAAcggcaagaatttttttttttttgcatccttTATTCCACAAAAGGCAAGATAGTATAAAACTTCATGCTTCCAATCTATCTTTGAACCATGACCACAAACAACAAAATTTCCCCCCAGATATTTAAAAAGTTCAGCAATTTCCCCAACGCCTCTCTTACTTTTTTATTCTAAATCATTACATGTAAACTACATAAGGTCTTCATTCTTGTAATATTTCTTATCACTCAGACCTTTATTGGTTAGTTACTTTGCTCCTATGATTAAAGCTGTTTTCCAAATGCATCTTAACTTCATGAAACCCGCAACTTATACAAGATTCACAATTTTACTTTGTAATATATTAATGTTGTATTCTTATATGCTACAAATAACTGACCAAAAGACATTGGCAAGATGAATAAAGATAGCTTCTAAGAGGTATATTTGGGTTGCCCCTTTCAATTTGTCATTATCATGCGattgtaacttttttttcctggaagaatCCTATAATTGGGGGAAGATGAGGTTCATCATTTGGGTAGTGATGAACTACCATGAAGCTCTACTTTTAAATGCTTCCTAGAGTCAGCCATCTTATCAATCAtcaaaataaagagaaggaaaggaaactaaTAACTTATATTTTTCATCTTATCCCTGCTTTATAAGTTTATTGTTATTACATTCAAATTTCAGATAGTGATATTGAACCTCAGAGCCAACTTGCCAAAGTcccataattaataaataaaagcacagagATTCTAGCTTGTGTAATTCTAAATCCGGTGTCCCTTTAACTATGTCGTGTAGTCTTTATAGGACATCATACTAAAATTTtaggctggtcatggtggctcacacctgtaatcctagaactctgagaggtcaaggctggtagattgcctgagattagaaatttgagaccagcctgagcaagaataagaccccatctctactaaaagtagaaaaatttggCTGAGCATTACTGTAGCTgagataccagggcactctatccagggcaacagagtgagtctctgtctaaaaaaagaaaagaaaaagaaaaagaaaataaattgaattaaatattcctattttgcatatacatgtaccacaaatcAACATCATGGTCACACTAttttaaacaaacaagaaaattcaTCGATTATTTTGATTGACTTGACCAAATTGTTTACTGAATTAAACATTCAACATTGCCTAAATCACGgatataaataatatgtaaagataaataaatacacaagtaaATTTTAGTATCTtaacaaagtaaaataatgcaGTGTTAGAGTATCTATTTTACAAATTATTGGAAAGCCAGACAACATACAAGcatattaaatgaaatgataaatcaaataagagatgaacaatatgaagaatataaaaaggatatagcagagctgaaggaactgaaacagtcaattagagaacttaaagatgcaatggaaagtatcagcaacagcttagaccatgcagaagaaagaatttcagaggtagaatacaaagttcttgagataactcagatagtaaaagaggcagaaaagtagagagagaaagcagaacgttcactgtcagaattatgggactttatgaagcgttccaacatacgagttataggaattccagaaggggaagaagaatgccccagaagaatggaaaccatactagagaatattataaaagaaaatttcccaaatacaccgaagattctgacacactgctttcagagggatatcggaccccaggtcgcctcaactctaaccgagcttctccaagacacattgtgatgaacctgtccaaagtcaagacaaaagaaaagattctgcaagctgccaggagtaagcgccagttgacctacaggggcaaatccatcagagtgactgcagacttctctaatgaaactttccaagcaagaagacaatggtcatctacctttaatctacttaaacagaacaattttcagcccagaattctgtaccctgctaagctaagcttcaaaattgacggagaaatcaaatcatttacggatatacaaacattgaggaaattctccacaacaagaccagctctacaggaaatacttcaacctgttctgcacactgacaaccacaatggatcagcagcaaagtaagaactcagaaaataaaggacagaacctaacctccacactgatgcaaaagataaaactaagcaatggactctcacaaaataagacgaatagaatactaccacacttatcaattatctccataaatgttaatggcttgaattccccactgaagagacatagattggttgactggattaaaaaacacaagccatccatttgctgtctgcaagaaacacacctggcttcaaaagacaaattaaagctctgagtcaagggttggaagacaatttcaggcaaatggcattcagaagaaaagaggagtttcaatccattttcagatacatgtgaatttaaagcaactaaagtcaaaaaagacaaagatggtcactttatattggtcaagggaaaaatacaacaagaagatgtttcaattctaaatatttatgcacccaatttaaatgctcccagattcttgaaacagaccttactcagtctgaacaatatgatatctgataataccataataacaggggactttaacgctcctcttacagagctgaacagatcctctaaacagaaattaaacaaagatataagagattcagatagacgcatatagaacactccatcccaaagataaagaatatacattcttctcacaccccatgtaacattctccaaaattgatcatatcctgggacacaaaacaaatatcaacagaatcaaaagaattgaaattttaccttgtatcttctcagaccataaggcactaaagctggaactcaactctaacaaaaatgctcgaccccacccaaaggcatggaaactaaacaatcttctgttgaataacagatgggtgcaggaagaaataaaacaggaaatcattaacttccttgagcataacaacaatgaagacacaagctaccaaaacctctgggatactgcaaaagcagttttgagaggaatattcatcactttagatgcctacatttgaaaaacagaaatagagcgcatcaacaatctcacaagccatcttgtggaattggaaaaagaagaacaatccaagcctacactcagtagaagaaaagaaatatccaaaatcatcagagatcaatgaaattgaaaacaaggaatcattcagaaaattaatgaaacaaggagttggttttttgaaaaaataaataaaatagataaaccattggccagactaatgaggaatagaaaagtaaaatctctagtaacctgaatcagaaatgataaaggggaaataacaactgatcccacagagatacaagagatcatctctgaatactaccagaaactctatgcctagaaatttgacaatgggaaggaaatggatcagtatttggaatcacaccctctccctagacttagccaggaagatatAGATctcatgaacagaccaatttcaagcactgacatcaaagaaacaataaaaaatcttccaaccaaaaaatgccctggtccagatggcttcagtccagaattctatcaaaccttcaaggaagagcttactcctgtactgcagaaatatttccaaaaaattgaggaagaaggaatcttccccaacacattctatgaagcaaacatcacccggataccaaaaccaggaaaagacccaaacaaaaaggagaatttcagaccaatctcactcatgaatatagagtgagaaaattctcaacaaaatcctagccaatagattacagcttatcatcaaaaaagtcattcatcatgatcaagtaggcttcatcccagggatgcaaggctggtttaacatacgcaagtccataaacgttatctaccatattaacagaggcaaaaataaagatcacatgatcctctcaataattgcagaaaaagcatttgataaaatccagcatccttttctaattagaatactgaagagtataggcataggaggcacatttctaaaactgattgaagctatctatgacaaacccacagccaatattttactgaatggagtaaaactgaaagcttttcctcttataactggaaccagacaaggttgtcctctgtcacctttactattcaacatggtgctggaagttctagccaatacaattaggcaagacaaggaaataaagggaatccaaatgggagcagaggaggtcaaactctccctctttgctgatgacatgatcttatacttagagaaccccaaagactcaaccacaagactcctagaagtcatcaaaaaatacagtaatgtttcaggatataaaatcaatgtccacaagtcagtagcctttgtatacaccaataacagtcaaggtgagaagctaattaaggacacaactcccttcaccatagtttcaaagaaaatgaaatacctaggaatatacctaacgaaggaggtgaaggacctctataaggaaaactatgaaatcctcagaaaggaaatagcagagaatattaacaaatggaagaacataccatgctcatggataggaagaatcaacattgttaaaatgtctatactgcccaaagcaatctacctattcaatgccatttctatcaaaataccaacatcgttctttcaagatttggaaaaaatgattctgcattttgtatggaaccggaaaaaaccccatatagctaaggcagttcttagtaataaaaataaagaatcagcatatcagattttagtctgtactacaaagccatagtgttcaagacagcatggtactggcacaaaaacagagacatagacacttggaatcgaattgaaaaccaagaaatgaaactaacatcttacaaccacctaatcttcgataaacctaacaagaacataccttaggagaaagactccctattcaataaatggtgttgggagaactggatctctacatgtaaaaaactgaaactggacccacacctttccccactcacaaaaattgattcaaaatggataaaggacttaaatttaaggcatgaaacaataaaaatcctcaaagaaagcataggaaaaacactagaagatctggcctggggaaagacttcacgaagaagactgccatagcaattgcaacaacgacaaaaataaacaaatgggacttcattaaactgaaaagcttctg
This is a stretch of genomic DNA from Nycticebus coucang isolate mNycCou1 chromosome 14, mNycCou1.pri, whole genome shotgun sequence. It encodes these proteins:
- the LOC128565466 gene encoding 39S ribosomal protein L42, mitochondrial-like; the encoded protein is MAGAAVKWVISKRSILKHLFPIQNGALYCVCHKSTYSSLPDDYNCKVELALTSDGRTIVCYHPSLNIPYEHTKPIPLPDPVCNNEETHDQVLKTRLAEKSERLEQGPMIEQLSKMFFTTKHHWYPRGQYHTRRKKLNPPKDR